GTCCTTCAGCATGGTGTCATCGGCTCCTACCTGTATGCCGATATATTTCTCTCCCAACAAGCCCGAGGTGAGGATCATTGCAGAACTGTCCGTACTCAGATAGTTGACGCTCTGATTGATCTGCATTTCCACCCTGGCGCGAAAATCCTTGGGATCCAGCTGAATACTGGTCACCCGACCAATAGCAACCCCGGCAATAGTGACCTTCGAGCGCGAGGTAAGGCCGCCGATGTTATCAAAGCGGGCATAGACTTTGTAAGTTGGCTCGGACGCTGAAAACGTCAAACCACTAACTTTGACAGCCAACACCAGCAACGCAGCGATCCCCGCCAACATCAGTACACCAACACTTAACTCCAGCGTTCGCACTTTCATCCTAAAAATCTCCAAACATCAGTGCAGTTAGCACAAAGTCCAGCCCTAGCACTGCCAGGGAAGAATACACAACCGTACGGGTAGTCGCTTTACTGATACCTTCAGATGTCGGCACCAGATCATAGCCCTGAAACACTGCGATCCAGGTCACCACCGCACCGAACACTACCGCCTTGATCATGCCGTTGATCACATCATCAGCGAAATCAACCGAGTTCTGCATATTGGCCCAGAATGAGCCAGAGTCGACTCCCAACCAGTCCACACTGACCAGCGATCCACCCCAGATACCCACTACGTTGAAGATCGCCACGAGCACAGGCAGTGATATAAACCCTGCCCAGAATCGAGGGGCTATGATACGCCGCAGCGGATCAACCCCAATCATTTCCATGCTGGCCAACTGTTCCGTGGCCTTCATTAATCCGATTTCAGCTGTCAGCGCTGACCCAGCCCGACCAGCAAACAACAGTGCAGCGACAACCGGAGCCAGCTCACGCGTCAAGGTGAGCGCTACCATTTGTCCAACAGCTTGCTCTGACCCGTAATCCACCAGAATGGTATAGCCCTGCAACCCCAGAACCATGCCGATAAACAAGGCAGACACGACAATGATGATCAACGACAGAACGCCGACAAAATAAAGCTGCCGGACTAACAGAGGAAACTGTACGCGCCAGTCAGGTGCAGCCACCAACGCTTGGTACATTGTCAGTCCGGATCGCCCCAATACCGTAAAGATATTGAGCGTGGACCGACCAACACCAGCCACCCAGTCAAGCATCTAACACACTCCTCAGCTAAATTGCTCGGCAACAGACATGGCAGGGTAATGAAAAGGTACGGGACCATCAGGCAGCCCCTGAATGAACTGTTTTACCTGCATCTGGTCAGTTGCCTGCAACTCCTCAGGAGTTCCCCGCGCCAGAACCTGACCATCAGCAACGACATAGACATAGTCCGCAATACTGAAGGTCTCCTGAATATCATGGGAGACGATGATTGCAGTGTGGCCCAGCGCCTTGTTCAGCTTACTGATCAGCTGCACGACTACCCCCATAGCAATGGGGTCTTGCCCGGCAAACGGCTCGTCATACATGACGATATCCGGGTCCAGCGCAATGGCACGTGCCAGCGCCACACGCCTTGCCATACCACCAGACAGCTCCGCTGGCATCAGCTCTGCGGCACCACGCAATCCGACTGCCTGCAATTTCAGCAGCACCAGATCACTGATCATGTCTTCGGGTAACTGAGTATGCACGCGCAGCGGGAAGGCAACATTTTCAAAAACGCTCAGGTCTGAAAACAATGCTCCAGACTGAAACAACATGCCCATCCGCGAACGCACGGCAAACAGCTGTTTACGGCTCATTCTGGCAATATTCTTGCCCGCAACTTCGATGGTGCCAGCATCGGGTTTGAGCTGCCCACCGATCAGCCGCAGCAGGGTCGTTTTTCCTGTACCACTTGGGCCCATGATGGCGGTAATTTTCCCCTGAGGGATATCAATGTTCACCTCATCATAAATAGCCCGCTCCCCCCGATAAAAACTCATGTCGCGAACGCGAACAATAACGTTATCAGACACCATAATCCCTCACTGGGCGGTCGGCGGTTTAAAAAAGCGCAAATCATAACATGATGCCTGCGCGACCAACATCCCGCATGAATGTTGCGTTTCAACTCGACCAGCCAACGACTGACGTATGCTAATCCAGGAGCCATGCTGATTCAGCCCGATGCTGTTATGGCCATCTGCATCGTCAACATCAACCCTCATATACAAACTGTTGCATTCGTCAGTAACACTGACGAAACCCCGGCAAACCGGCATACGTCTGAATATTCCCTGACAACTCTGCATGCGTAGCCACAGCGCAAAGCGTTTAGCATAAAAAAAATAATGCTATTATCGGCACCTATTTTGCTAATAACCGAGCTGGAGCGCATGAGTCACCCTCACGATTTCCTGGCAAGTGCACAACGCACCATTCGTATAGAAGCCGATGCAGTTGCTTCACTACAACAACAACTTGGCGAACACTTCAATGCAGCCTGCCAACTGATGCTGAGCTGCACAGGACGTGTCGTGGTCATCGGCATGGGCAAGTCAGGGCACATTGGCAATAAAATTGCTGCAACCCTGGCCAGCACCGGCACTCCCAGCTTTTTCGTGCACCCGGCAGAGGCCAGCCACGGCGATATGGGGATGATTACCACTGCGGACGTGGTATTGGCACTTTCAAACTCTGGCGAAACCCCAGAGGTTCTCAACCTCATCCCTCTGCTGAAGAGACTGCGAATCCCCCTGATCAGCATGACGGGGAATGCCAGCTCCAGCCTGGCAACAGCTGCTGATGTACACATTACCCTGAGTATTGATGAAGAGGCTTGCCCACTAGGCTTGGCACCGACCAGCAGCACGACCGTTGCGCTGGTCATGGGCGATGCACTGGCCGTTGCCCTACTCGAAGCGAGGGGGTTCACAGCAGAAGACTTCGCCTTCTCTCACCCTGGTGGCAGCCTGGGCCGGCGTTTGTTACTACGCGCGCGGGATCTCATGCATGGAGATGAACAGTTACCTCAGGTGAGTCCCGACACCCTGCTGCGCGACTCGTTGCTGGAAATTACACGTAAGGGCCTTGGCCTCACTACGGTAACAGACGAAAGCGGCCAACTCTGTGGCATCTTCACCGACGGCGACTTGCGTCGGGCACTAGACCAACGCCTGGACCTGCATTCGCTGCCCATCAGCGATGTCATGACACGTGGCTGCAAGACCATCAATCCGGAACTGCTGGCCGCTGAGGCGCTCAACCTGATGGAACAATGGAGTATTACCGCCCTGGTAGTCGTAGAGCAAAACAAACCGGTCGGCATTCTGCACATGCACGACCTGATCAAAGCGGGAGTAGTGTGACATGGCTCAGGAAAGCACTCTGGACTCACTGCTACTGCAACGCGCACAGCGAATCACCATGCTGATCATGGATGTCGACGGCGTTCTGACCGACGGTCGCCTGTATTTTGCTGAAGAGG
This Pokkaliibacter sp. MBI-7 DNA region includes the following protein-coding sequences:
- the mlaD gene encoding outer membrane lipid asymmetry maintenance protein MlaD is translated as MKVRTLELSVGVLMLAGIAALLVLAVKVSGLTFSASEPTYKVYARFDNIGGLTSRSKVTIAGVAIGRVTSIQLDPKDFRARVEMQINQSVNYLSTDSSAMILTSGLLGEKYIGIQVGADDTMLKDGDTIEYTQSALVLEDLIGKFLSSQTKK
- the mlaE gene encoding lipid asymmetry maintenance ABC transporter permease subunit MlaE, producing the protein MLDWVAGVGRSTLNIFTVLGRSGLTMYQALVAAPDWRVQFPLLVRQLYFVGVLSLIIIVVSALFIGMVLGLQGYTILVDYGSEQAVGQMVALTLTRELAPVVAALLFAGRAGSALTAEIGLMKATEQLASMEMIGVDPLRRIIAPRFWAGFISLPVLVAIFNVVGIWGGSLVSVDWLGVDSGSFWANMQNSVDFADDVINGMIKAVVFGAVVTWIAVFQGYDLVPTSEGISKATTRTVVYSSLAVLGLDFVLTALMFGDF
- a CDS encoding ATP-binding cassette domain-containing protein, which gives rise to MVSDNVIVRVRDMSFYRGERAIYDEVNIDIPQGKITAIMGPSGTGKTTLLRLIGGQLKPDAGTIEVAGKNIARMSRKQLFAVRSRMGMLFQSGALFSDLSVFENVAFPLRVHTQLPEDMISDLVLLKLQAVGLRGAAELMPAELSGGMARRVALARAIALDPDIVMYDEPFAGQDPIAMGVVVQLISKLNKALGHTAIIVSHDIQETFSIADYVYVVADGQVLARGTPEELQATDQMQVKQFIQGLPDGPVPFHYPAMSVAEQFS
- a CDS encoding KpsF/GutQ family sugar-phosphate isomerase, producing the protein MSHPHDFLASAQRTIRIEADAVASLQQQLGEHFNAACQLMLSCTGRVVVIGMGKSGHIGNKIAATLASTGTPSFFVHPAEASHGDMGMITTADVVLALSNSGETPEVLNLIPLLKRLRIPLISMTGNASSSLATAADVHITLSIDEEACPLGLAPTSSTTVALVMGDALAVALLEARGFTAEDFAFSHPGGSLGRRLLLRARDLMHGDEQLPQVSPDTLLRDSLLEITRKGLGLTTVTDESGQLCGIFTDGDLRRALDQRLDLHSLPISDVMTRGCKTINPELLAAEALNLMEQWSITALVVVEQNKPVGILHMHDLIKAGVV